From Ictidomys tridecemlineatus isolate mIctTri1 chromosome 2, mIctTri1.hap1, whole genome shotgun sequence, the proteins below share one genomic window:
- the Ss18l2 gene encoding SS18-like protein 2, translated as MSVAFVPDWMRGKAEVNQETIQQLLEENDQLIRCIVEYQNKGRANECVQYQHVLHRNLIYLATIADASPSSTSKAME; from the exons ATGTCGGTGGCCTTTGTACCTGACTGGATGAGGGGCAAGGCGGAAGTCAATCAAGAGACTATCCAGCAG CTCCTGGAGGAGAATGACCAGCTAATCCGCTGTATCGTGGAGTATCAGAACAAGGGTCGAGCGAATGAGTGTGTCCA GTACCAGCATGTGTTACATAGAAATCTCATTTATTTAGCTACCATCGCAGATGCCAGCCCATCAAGTACTTCAAAAGCAATGGAATGA